One Brassica napus cultivar Da-Ae chromosome C4, Da-Ae, whole genome shotgun sequence genomic region harbors:
- the LOC106391842 gene encoding transcription termination factor MTERF4, chloroplastic-like gives MYSLILHGRKSLELQKWLHLRSVVDLLRNESAFSPNPSPNPLSSLSNSFSSASVAASDVNLQDDQKGNNFTVSYLVGSLGLSTKLAESIWRKVSTEGKANPDSVLNLLRSHGFTDSHISTIVTNYPRLFILDAEKTLTSNLNFLQSRGASTSEFTEIVSNVPRILGMRWHKAVGRYYDFVKDIIEADKSSNYEMSCLSLPQGTCQENIIRNVLALRRLGVPQKLLFSLLTSNFHVVSGKERFEESLEKIVGMGFDPTNSKFVKALCVVYQMSDKTTEDKVNLYRKLGFTTGDVWEIFKKNPLFMALSEKNIQNSFETFISLGFSRDEFVTMVKHCPQCIGLSAESVKKKTEFLVKEMNWSLKAVVSNPAVFGYNLEKRTVRRCYVIKALMAKGLLGTELPPLSPVLAVTGEAFLNKYVMKHDDDKELVAELMAIFTGDRAS, from the coding sequence ATGTACTCGCTGATACTCCATGGAAGAAAGTCTCTTGAGTTGCAGAAATGGCTTCACTTGAGATCTGTAGTGGACCTTCTTCGAAATGAGTCTGCTTTTTCACCGAACCCTTCCCCAAATCCATTGTCTTCTCTCTCCAACTCGTTCTCCTCTGCTAGTGTTGCTGCATCTGATGTGAACCTTCAAGATGATCAAAAAGGTAACAACTTTACGGTCTCTTACCTCGTTGGTTCATTGGGTTTAAGTACCAAACTCGCTGAATCAATCTGGAGGAAAGTCAGCACTGAGGGCAAAGCTAATCCAGATTCTGTTCTGAATCTTCTTAGGAGTCATGGCTTCACAGATTCTCACATCTCCACCATCGTTACAAACTACCCACGACTGTTCATATTAGACGCTGAGAAGACCCTTACTTCCAATCTCAACTTTCTCCAGTCCAGAGGAGCTTCAACCTCTGAGTTCACTGAGATTGTTTCCAATGTTCCGAGAATCTTGGGAATGAGATGGCACAAAGCAGTCGGCAGATACTACGATTTCGTCAAAGACATCATCGAAGCAGACAAGAGCTCCAACTACGAAATGTCATGTCTTTCTTTGCCACAAGGTACCTGCCAGGAGAACATTATCAGAAACGTGTTGGCTCTGAGACGATTGGGCGTGCCTCAGAAGCTCTTGTTCTCCTTGCTCACCTCCAACTTCCATGTTGTATCCGGAAAAGAAAGATTTGAAGAATCCCTCGAGAAGATTGTTGGGATGGGTTTCGATCCGACCAACTCAAAGTTTGTCAAAGCTTTGTGCGTTGTTTACCAAATGAGCGACAAAACAACGGAAGACAAAGTTAATCTCTATAGAAAGTTAGGCTTTACTACGGGAGATGTGTGGGAGATTTTCAAGAAGAATCCATTGTTTATGGCACTTTCGGAGAAGAATATACAAAACTCCTTTGAAACATTTATAAGCCTAGGATTCAGCAGAGATGAGTTTGTGACAATGGTCAAACACTGTCCTCAGTGCATTGGGTTATCTGCAGAGTCTGTGAAGAAAAAGACTGAGTTTTTGGTGAAGGAGATGAACTGGTCACTCAAGGCTGTTGTTTCGAACCCTGCAGTATTTGGATACAACTTGGAGAAGAGGACTGTCCGAAGGTGTTATGTGATTAAAGCTCTCATGGCTAAAGGACTGCTTGGAACTGAACTCCCTCCGTTGTCGCCTGTGTTGGCGGTTACTGGTGAAGCTTTCTTAAACAAGTATGTGATGAAGCATGATGATGACAAGGAGCTTGTGGCTGAGTTGATGGCTATCTTCACCGGAGATCGTGCCTCTTAG
- the LOC106391255 gene encoding autophagy-related protein 8c isoform X1 has protein sequence MADISFKSEHPLERRQIEASRIRDKYPDRVPVIVEKAERSDVPNIDKKKSVVYFCLRFLVPADLTVGQFVYVVRKRIKLSAEKAIFVFVKNTLPQTAAMMSAVSDENKDEDGFLYMTYSGENTFGLV, from the exons ATGGCTGATATCTCTTTCAAGTCGGAACACCCGCTGG AGAGGAGACAGATTGAAGCTTCTCGCATCAGGGACAAGTATCCAGACAGAGTTCCA GTGATTGTAGAGAAAGCTGAGAGAAGTGATGTTCCCAATATCGACAAGAAAAAGTCAGTAGTATACTTTTGCTTGAG GTTCCTTGTACCGGCTGATCTAACCGTGGGGCAATTTGTGTATGTTGTCCGTAAAAGAATCAAGCTGAGTGCAGAAAAGGCaatctttgtctttgtcaagAACACATTGCCTCAAACTg CTGCAATGATGTCTGCAGTCTCTGATGAGAACAAAGACGAAGATGGGTTTCTCTACATGACTTATAGTGGAGAGAAcacttttggtttggtttaa
- the LOC106391255 gene encoding autophagy-related protein 8c isoform X2, producing the protein MADISFKSEHPLERRQIEASRIRDKYPDRVPVIVEKAERSDVPNIDKKKFLVPADLTVGQFVYVVRKRIKLSAEKAIFVFVKNTLPQTAAMMSAVSDENKDEDGFLYMTYSGENTFGLV; encoded by the exons ATGGCTGATATCTCTTTCAAGTCGGAACACCCGCTGG AGAGGAGACAGATTGAAGCTTCTCGCATCAGGGACAAGTATCCAGACAGAGTTCCA GTGATTGTAGAGAAAGCTGAGAGAAGTGATGTTCCCAATATCGACAAGAAAAA GTTCCTTGTACCGGCTGATCTAACCGTGGGGCAATTTGTGTATGTTGTCCGTAAAAGAATCAAGCTGAGTGCAGAAAAGGCaatctttgtctttgtcaagAACACATTGCCTCAAACTg CTGCAATGATGTCTGCAGTCTCTGATGAGAACAAAGACGAAGATGGGTTTCTCTACATGACTTATAGTGGAGAGAAcacttttggtttggtttaa
- the LOC106390494 gene encoding ankyrin repeat domain-containing protein 13B, with protein sequence MARPSSASATAKLPSIKPEDYAHSPVHYAVVLGDHASLSLLLSSVPKLGDPEQIRTESDSLSQERIADQISAVLDRRDVPSRETPLHLAVRLNDLLAAKAISLAGADISLHNAAGWNPLQEAFCRRNSEIMKVLLSHHHRLAWCKWRRRLPRLIGVLRRMRDFYMEISFHFESSVIPFVGKIAPSDTYKIWKRDGNLRADTTLAGFDGLKIQRADQSFLFLGDGDESLDISPGSLLVLNRDDRKILDAFESAGAPISDSDIAGFCSQSSLYRPGMDVTKAELVGRMNWRRQEKMESVGDWKARVYEIQKVTFSFRSRKVVNDGESEQVQPLELDEDDDGFLVAENPSFLAPQRSQRRHSSFVNEDRDWISVGRKSVDVYPSAAPPPQFQPPRRSVTQFQPPRRSMAVPSTASAAPPPQFQQPRRSVSQFQPARRSVAVPSTVNPPPSPQIKEKEFVKSLHPSVWLTEQFPLKTEELLPLLDILANKVKAVARMRELLTTKFPPGTFPVKLSIPVVPTVKVVITFTKFVDLPPAERFYTPLSSPRFLSCADQWDDDEEKSDARNSTSRPSSWLRRTGLGSQRRIEEEEQQSPDPFAIPIGYKWTSMKNNNKSDSKMKRSKSTKRAK encoded by the exons ATGGCTCGTCCTTCTTCGGCGTCTGCAACGGCCAAGCTTCCTTCTATCAAACCAGAGGATTACGCTCACAGTCCCGTTCACTACGCCGTCGTTTTGGGAGATCACGCTtcactctctcttcttctctcttccgttCCAAAGCTCGGAGATCCAGAGCAGATCCGCACCGAGTCCGACTCACTGAGCCAAGAACGAATCGCGGATCAGATCTCTGCCGTCCTTGACCGCCGCGACGTTCCCTCACGCGAGACGCCGCTCCATCTAGCGGTTAGACTCAACGACCTGCTCGCGGCAAAGGCGATTTCATTAGCCGGCGCTGACATTTCGCTCCACAACGCCGCGGGATGGAATCCGTTACAGGAGGCTTTCTGTCGCCGGAACTCTGAGATTATGAAAGTGCTTCTGAGTCATCACCACCGTTTAGCGTGGTGCAAATGGCGGAGGCGGTTACCGCGATTGATCGGTGTTCTCCGTCGCATGAGAGATTTCTACATGGAGATATCTTTCCACTTCGAGAGCTCTGTGATTCCTTTCGTCGGCAAAATTGCTCCCTCTGACACCTACAAGATCTGGAAACGCGACGGCAACCTCCGCGCCGATACTACCTTGGCCGGATTCGACGGATTGAAAATCCAGCGTGCCGATCAAAGCTTTCTTTTCCTCGGTGACGGTGACGAATCTCTCGACATCTCTCCTGGATCGTTGCTTGTACTGAATCGAGACGACCGTAAGATCCTAGACGCGTTTGAGAGTGCTGGAGCTCCGATTAGCGATTCGGATATCGCTGGATTCTGCTCTCAGTCTAGCTTGTACCGTCCGGGGATGGATGTTACTAAAGCTGAGCTCGTCGGGAGGATGAATTGGCGGCGGCAAGAGAAGATGGAAAGCGTCGGAGATTGGAAAGCTAGGGTTTATGAAATTCAGAAAGTGACTTTCAGTTTCAGGTCTCGGAAGGTCGTTAACGACGGCGAGAGCGAACAAGTTCAACCTCTAGAGCTAGACGAAGACGATGATGGATTCCTAGTAGCGGAGAATCCGAGTTTCTTAGCTCCGCAGAGGTCACAGAGACGGCACAGTAGCTTCGTTAACGAAGACAGAGATTGGATTTCCGTTGGGAGAAAAAGCGTCGACGTATATCCCTCTGCCGCACCACCACCGCAGTTTCAACCACCAAGAAGATCAGTAACTCAATTCCAGCCTCCGAGAAGGTCAATGGCCGTACCTTCAACCGCCTCCGCCGCACCACCACCGCAATTCCAACAACCGAGAAGATCAGTATCACAATTCCAGCCAGCGAGAAGATCAGTGGCCGTACCTTCAACGGTGAATCCTCCACCATCTCCTCAGATTAAAGAGAAGGAATTCGTCAAGAGCTTGCATCCGTCTGTTTGGTTGACGGAACAGTTTCCGTTAAAGACAGAAGAGCTGCTTCCGTTACTCGACATTTTAGCGAACAAGGTCAAAGCCGTCGCGAGAATGCGTGAGCTCCTCACCACCAAGTTCCCGCCGGGAACTTTTCCAGTCAAG TTGTCGATTCCGGTGGTCCCGACGGTCAAAGTAGTAATCACATTCACCAAGTTCGTCGATCTTCCACCAGCGGAGCGATTCTACACACCACTCTCAAGTCCGAGATTCCTCTCCTGTGCAGACCAATGGGATGATGATGAGGAAAAATCAGACGCTCGGAATTCAACCTCACGGCCATCTTCGTGGCTGAGACGCACCGGATTAGGCTCACAGAGGCGGATAGAGGAGGAGGAGCAACAATCACCGGACCCATTTGCTATACCTATTGGGTATAAGTGGACAAGCATGAAGAACAACAATAAGTCCGATAGTAAAATGAAGAGATCAAAGTCTACTAAGAGAGCTAAATGA